A window of Halopseudomonas sabulinigri genomic DNA:
ATCACCCAGGTACTCAGTGACAGCGCATCCAGGGTTGGCACTTCCGGAATCTGCGGCGCGACCAGCAGGGTCAGTGCCAGCGCAAAGTACAGGCGTATGCGCGTCGGCACCAGCTGGGTACCGAATACCGGCATGGTCATCAGCACGCTGGCGATGCGAAACAGCACCCACAGGTAACTGGCCACCCAGCGGCTGAGCTCGGCGCTGGACAGCTCCAGCATCAGCCGATCAGCCCGGGAATACTGCGATACAGAGTATCGGTGAACTCGATCAACTGGGTGGTCAACCAGGGCCCCAGCCAAATCAGGGTCAGAAAGGTGACCAGCAAACGCGGCAGAAAACTCAGGGTTTGCTCGTTGATCTGGGTAGCGGCCTGGAACATGGCGACCACCAGGCCGATCAGCAGGCTGGGCATGACCACCACGGCCACCATAATCCCGGTCAGCCACAGCGCCTGGCGAAACAGATCAACCGCTACTTCCGGCGTCATCGCAGTTCTCCTAGCTCACCGCAAAACTGGCGGCCAGGGTGCCGATAATCAGCGCCCAGCCATCCACCAGTACAAAGAGCATGATCTTGAATGGCAATGAAATGATCAGCGGCGAGAGCATCATCATACCCATGGCCATGAGCACGCTGGCCACCACCAGGTCGATCACCAGAAAGGGAATGAAGATCATGAAGCCGATCTGGAAAGCGGTTTTCAGCTCCGAGGTCACAAAGGCCGGCACCAGAATATGGAACGGCACCTCCTCCGGACTGGCCAAATCGGTCCGCTTGGCCAAGCGCACGAACAGCTCAAGGTCAGTCTCACGGGTCTGTGCCAGCATGAACTCGCGCATCGGTACGCTGGCGACCTGGATGGCTTCCTGTGCCTGCATCTGTTCGTTGATATAGGGCTGCAATGCCGACTCGTTGATGCGATCAAATACCGGCGCCATGATGAACAGGGTCAGAAACAGCGCCAGCCCCACCATGATCTGGCTCGACGGCGTCTGCTGCAAGCCCAGCGCCTGACGCAGAATGGCAAAGACGATGATAATCCGGGTAAAACTGGTCATCATCATCACAAAGGCCGGGATGAAGGTCAGCGCCGACATCAGCAGCAGCACCTGCAAGCTGACCGAGTAGGTCTGCTCGCCGTCGGCGTCGGTGCTCAGGGTCACCGCCGGTAGGCTCAGCGGGTCTGCAGCGGTCTGCGCCAACACGGAGGGTGCGGCCAGTAACAAGAGTAGCCAGATCCAGCGCATCATGAATCGGCTCCCCGTTTCAGCATCGCCTGCAACTTGCGAGCAAAATCACTGTTGCCAGCCGCTGCCGAAGACAGGTCTGCAACCGGCTGTTCGAATACGTGCAGGGTGTTGATCCGCCCGGGAGAGGTGCCCAGCAGCATTTGAGTGCCGCCTACGTCCACCAGCAGCAGACGGTCACGTGGTCCTAGCGGCAGACTGCTGACCAGTTTGATGTGCTGACCACCCTGTGGCGCCAATGGTCCGACACGACGCATCAGGTAACCCAGGCCAAAAATCAGCCCTACCACGACCGCCAGCCCCAGCCCCAGTTGCAGCAACTGGCCAAGCAGCGAGCCGCTGGAGGCCGCACCCACAGCGGCCGCCGCCGGCTCTTGCGCCGCGTAGACCATTCCCGGCGCAAGGAGCGATAGCAATAGAGCTCGCAGCATCGCGAGGCTCACCGCAACTTCTTGATGCGTTCAGTGGGACTAATGACATCCGTCAGGCGAATGCCGAATTTTTCGTTCACCACCACCACTTCGCCATGGGCAATCAGCGTGCCGTTAACCTTGACGTCCAGCGGCTCACCGGCCAGACGGTCCAGCTCGACTACCGAGCCCTGGTTCAGCTGCAGCAGGTTACGGATGGTGATATCGGTATTGCCCACTTCCATCGAAATGGTGACCGGAATATCCAGAATCACATCCAGGTTAGGACTGTCACCCGGATCAAAGCTGTCCTCGCCGCCCTTGGCTGGCGCATTGAACTCTTCCATCGGCATACGCGGCTGCGCATCGCTCTGCGCCAACATCGCATCGATATCGTCCTGACTGGCATCCCCCGCCTCGTCCAGCGCGGCCGCCCATTCGTCCGCCAGCGCCTGCTCCTCAGGAGTGACTTCGTCCGGGTTCTTGTCATCAGCCATCGTGCTGTTCCTCTGTTATTGATATGGGTAGGTTGCTGATGTGCGCTTAACGCGGCCGGGTCAGCGGACCCAGAATCTGCAGTGCCAGGTTGCCTTTTACTGAACCCAGCTTGGCCTTGAACGTCGGTACGCCATTGGCACAGAGCACCATGTGCTCGGGCAGCTCAACCGGAATCACATCGCCCGGCTGCATGCTTAGCAGGTCATTGAGCTTGAGCTGGCTTTTCACCACGGTCGCGGTCAGCGGCACCTTGACGCCGGTAATCTCTTCACGCAACGCCCGAACCCAGCGCTCATCATGCTCGTCAACATCCGACTGCACACCCGAGTCCAGTACCTCACGCAGCGGTTCGATCATCGAATAAGGGAAGGTCACATGCAGGTCGCCACCACCGCCATCCAGCTCGATGTGGAAGGTCGACACCACCACCACTTCGCTGGGGCTGACGATGTTCGCCAGCGCCGGGTTTACCTCGGAATTGACGTACTCGAACTGCACATCATGCACCGCCTGCCAGGCTTCCTTCAGGTCCACAAAGGCCTGATCCAGCACCATGCGCACTACGCGCAACTCGGTGGGGGTAAATTCCCGGCCCTCGATCTTGGCGTGGCGGCCATCACCACCAAAGAAGTTGTCGACCAGCTTGAACACCAATTTGGCATCCAGAATGAACAGCGCCGTGCCACGCAACGGCTTCATCTTTACCAGGTTCAGACTGGTCGGTACGTAGAGGGAATGGACGTACTCGCCAAACTTCATGACCTGCACACCGCCGACGGCGACGTCGGCCGAGCGGCGCATGAGGTTGAACATGCTGATACGGGTATAGCGAGCGAAGCGCTCGTTGATCATCTCCAGCGTGGGCATGCGCCCACGCACGATCCGATCCTGGCTGGTCAGATCGTAGCTTTTGATCGACCCCGGCTCGCTTTCCAGGTCGGTATCGATGGCACCGTCGTCTACCCCGTGCAACAGGGCATCGATTTCATCCTGGGACAGCAGATCCTGTACGGCCATGAAAGCTTCCTATTGCAGAACCATATTGGTAAAAAGCACCGACTCGATTACCGGGTCGCCCACTTCCTTTTCCAGCAGCGCCTTGACCGCCAGGCTGGCCTTCTCGCGCAGCGCTTCCTTGCCTTCCGGACTCATCAGGGTGGCAAACTCTTCGCTGCCAAACAGCATCACCAACTGATTGCGGATCAGCGGCAGGTGCTGATTGAGCTTGGCCATGCCTTCCGCGTCACGCCCCATCAGCACAACGCTGACCTGCATGTAACGCTGCCGACCGCTGTCGGTGTAGTTGACCACAAAGGGCGGTTCCAGCGCCTGATACAGCGCTACCTGCTTGACCGGCTCGGCGGGCTCCTGCTCAGCGGCCTCTTCGTCATCACCCGACAACAGGTAGTAGGCTACGCCGCCCGCTGACAGCAACAGCGCCAGCAGCCCTATACCGATCAATATGAAAAGTTTCTTGCGACTCTTGGCAGGTTTTTCCTGCCCGTCTTCTGCCGCGGCCTTATCTGCTTGTTTCGCCATGACAATATTCCGTCACTCCAGCGGGATTTTCCCTGTTTCCAGGGCTGATGCATCGAGCGTGCCAGCTCGTGCCTGCCTATACCGGTTATTCGCAGAATAGCGCAGGCCTCGGGCCTGCGCTCGGCTGCCAGGGCCGGTTCGGCATAGGATAAAGGGAAAGCGGGTAAATGTCTTTGCCAGGCCACCGGCTATCGGCGGCCTGGCAAGCGCCAGGAAGAGCAATCAGCATAGGCCCGACAGTGCGAGCCTGGGAGGTCAGGCGTAGTAATCCACCAGCCTGTTATTGGCCACGATACTTTGCGCCGCAGCCATTGGCAGCTCGTCTTCACCGCCCACCTGGGCTGAGCCGCCCAGCGAGCTGCCACCACGGCCGTTGCCGTCACCACCGGCAAAGCTGCTGCGAGCCTCGCTACCGGACTGCTGACCGCTGTTGCCGTCTGACACTGAGACATCGAGCTGATCAACCCCCTGCTGGGAGAACAGCTCACGCAGGCGGTGTACCTGGCCTTCCAGCGCCTCGCGCACGCCGGGGTTCTGGCTGACGAACTGTACCTGGTGCTCAAGACCCCGAGTCTGAATCTTGATTTCCAGCGGCCCGAGTTCAGCCGGATCGAGCTGGATCTCAACGCTCTTCAAATTCTGGCTCGACATCCACATGACCTTGTTCACCACCGACTCGCTCCAGCCACTCTGACCAAAGGGTACTGCGGCGGCTTGCACCGCAGCGGCGACCGGTCGCTGGGTCAAGGCATTCTGCGCGGCGTTGGCGGCGGCGCTTGCCCTATCCTGCCCAGCCAAGCCATCTATTGCGTTGCTATCCAACTTGCCTGGCTCGCGCCCTTTCTGCTCGGCCAATCGAGCAGCGGCAAGGCCCGGCGCGTCCATGCTGGCCGCCAGGCTGGCTACCCGCTGAGCTTGCTGCGGCTGATCGGTCGGGTTGGCCTGCCTGGCTTGATTTAGCAGCTTCTCGTCGCCGTCAGCCAGTGCTTTTCCTTTACCCGCGGCGTCAGCATCAGCGCCCGTCGCCGCACGTGCGCTGCCATCATCCTCGGCGCTGGCAGCCCCAGCACCGGACATGGCAGCCCGCAGCTGCGCCAACATATCTGGCAAGCTCAGAGTACCCGCAGTGGCCGGAATGACCTTGTCACCTGGTAGACCGGCGCTGAACTCGGCGTCGGTGAGCGGCTGGGTCGCTTTATCCGCGAGCGCGCCCGGCACCGAGAGCAACCTAGGGTCGACAGCCGCGTCGGCACCTGCAGCAGCCTCACCAACGGACGCCGCGTCCTCTTCCTGCGGCAGCTGGGCCAACCACTGCTGCCATTGGCTGCTCAAACCGGCGAGCAGATCCAGCCGCTCCTGATCCGCTTGCTCACCCGTCCCGGTCGCATCCGCTGCTTCATCACTAGCGCCTGCGGCACTCTGCACTGGGGATTCGAGCATGGCCAGCTTTTGCAGCCAATCCTTGATCTCCACCGGCAAGCTATTGCCGTCGGCGGCAAACCCAGGCAGAGCTTCTTCGGTTTCGACAGTGTCACCCTGCAACTGGTGCAACTGACTGAACAGTGCCTTCAGCTCCGCCGGTTTTTGCGCTGCAAGAATCGAAGAGAAAGCGCCAAACCCTTCTGTTTCGCTGCTTTCGCCCTTGACGGCGTTTAGCCCCGCGAACTTGTCTCGTGGCATTTCAGCGCCCATTAGCGCCAGCAGATTTTGCCCAATTGGCATGATTGAATCTCCACCCCGGTCTGCAAGAAACCTTGCGTTTGCAAGCAACTTGCAATGCACGGGCCAACCAGGTGGATTGTGATCAGGAAAGAATGGCTTGCAAGCGCGTAAAGCGTTCGCGAATGCGCGAATAACTGCTGGAGGCTGCGTGCGCGTCGCCCTCAAGAGCGGCTTTCTCGGCATTCAGGCAAGCATGTTCGAGAGCCAGCGCACCCATGTTGCCGCAGCTGCCCTTGAAGCTATGCGCCGCCTGACGAAAGGCCTCCAGGTCATCACTGACCAAGGCTTCACGCAGTTGAGTCAGTCGCACATTGGCGTCCGCCAAGAAGGTTTCCAGCAACAGAGGGTAATCCTCCTGCATCAACTCGCGCAGCGCTTCCAGCGCAGCGTTATCGACATCTGGAAACTGATCTGACATACGCAAAAAACTCTATGACGAAAGAAAGTGGGCGTTTCTGCGACCGCAACTAAAAGTAAAAACAGCCGCTAGAAAGCAACAACAGCCTAGCAGACGACCATGCAGGAAAACGTACCGCCTAGACAGAAACTGCAGGCAGTATGCCACGCTACCAGCTGAATACCACCCTGACCCGGCTCCCCGCAGCGTCTACCTCAACCTCCTGCGCCAACGCGGCGACCAACGCCAGGCCTCGCCCTGCATAATCAGCTGCAGCGCAGGCGGGATCAAAGCCGTTGCCACTGTCTTCACACTCGATCTGCAACAGACCACCCTCGGCCGTCGGCAGATGATTCAGGGTCAGACGTATCCATCCCTCGCTCAGCGCTCGCAGACGCTCCCCACGTTCTTGGTAGTAGAGTGCAAAGCCATCGGAGTCCTGCTTCCAGGCAGAGTCCAGGTGCAGCAGCCCGTGCTCCAGCGCATTGCTGTACAACTCGCTAAGCACGGTAAACAGCGCACCGGCCTGCGGACGCAGACCGGGAATCTCAAGCAGCCGGGCGAGCAGGAACGGCAACGGATTCTGCTCACGAATCGAGCCGGCGCGGTAGGTGTACCCCAGCCGCCAGTCCTGCGCCGGCGCTGGCGGTACCGGAGCGCGTAGTACCGCTGTCTGCTCGGCGGCGGTCGGCATAACAACCTGCAACAGACTGACGTCGTCCTCCGGGCTGCCGTGAAACCGCTCCAAAGCCTCGAGCAAGCCATCGAACACCTTGGCCGGGTGCCCCACGTAGGTATCCAGCACCTCGTGCACACCGGCCTCACCAAAGAGTTCACCTGCCTGGTTGCGGCTTTCGATCACCCCGTCGGTCCAGCACAGCAGCCGTTCACCGGGGCGCATCACCAGCACCACGGGCTCGGCATTGAAACGCTCACGACTGGCGACGCCCAATGGCAAGTGCGTGGACGCCACGCGCTGCATCAACTCGCCCGAACTTCCCAGGATCATGACTTCCGGTAGGCCGCCGTTCCATATCTCCACCAACCCCTTGCCGGAATTGACCTCAATCAGCACAGCACAACAGAAGATGCCGACCGGCAGAATGGTGGCCAGCTTGTCATTCAACTCGAGCAGAATGTCGCGCAGCGTAAAGCCCTTGGCGGTCATGGCGTAGAACACTTCCGCCAGCGGCATGGCGCCAATGGCGGCCGACAGACCATGGCCGGTAAAGTCGCCCAACAGCAGATGCATTTCACCGGAGGGCCTATTCGCCGCCAACAGGATATCGCCGTTGAACATGGCGTAAGCCGACTGCAGATAGCGCAGACTGCTGTGGCTGAGGGCCCCGGAATGCGCCACGCGATCAAAGATGATCTTCGCCAGTTCCTGATCCTGCACCAGGCTGGCGTGCTGCGCAGCAATCACGTCGCGCTGCGCCTGCAGCGTCTGGTGCATTTCGCGCATACGGCGAAAGGCGCGAATCTTGGCGTCGAGGATTACCGGGTTGTAG
This region includes:
- the fliQ gene encoding flagellar biosynthesis protein FliQ, whose translation is MTPEVAVDLFRQALWLTGIMVAVVVMPSLLIGLVVAMFQAATQINEQTLSFLPRLLVTFLTLIWLGPWLTTQLIEFTDTLYRSIPGLIG
- the fliP gene encoding flagellar type III secretion system pore protein FliP (The bacterial flagellar biogenesis protein FliP forms a type III secretion system (T3SS)-type pore required for flagellar assembly.); this translates as MMRWIWLLLLLAAPSVLAQTAADPLSLPAVTLSTDADGEQTYSVSLQVLLLMSALTFIPAFVMMMTSFTRIIIVFAILRQALGLQQTPSSQIMVGLALFLTLFIMAPVFDRINESALQPYINEQMQAQEAIQVASVPMREFMLAQTRETDLELFVRLAKRTDLASPEEVPFHILVPAFVTSELKTAFQIGFMIFIPFLVIDLVVASVLMAMGMMMLSPLIISLPFKIMLFVLVDGWALIIGTLAASFAVS
- the fliO gene encoding flagellar biosynthetic protein FliO — protein: MLRALLLSLLAPGMVYAAQEPAAAAVGAASSGSLLGQLLQLGLGLAVVVGLIFGLGYLMRRVGPLAPQGGQHIKLVSSLPLGPRDRLLLVDVGGTQMLLGTSPGRINTLHVFEQPVADLSSAAAGNSDFARKLQAMLKRGADS
- the fliN gene encoding flagellar motor switch protein FliN, with product MADDKNPDEVTPEEQALADEWAAALDEAGDASQDDIDAMLAQSDAQPRMPMEEFNAPAKGGEDSFDPGDSPNLDVILDIPVTISMEVGNTDITIRNLLQLNQGSVVELDRLAGEPLDVKVNGTLIAHGEVVVVNEKFGIRLTDVISPTERIKKLR
- the fliM gene encoding flagellar motor switch protein FliM — encoded protein: MAVQDLLSQDEIDALLHGVDDGAIDTDLESEPGSIKSYDLTSQDRIVRGRMPTLEMINERFARYTRISMFNLMRRSADVAVGGVQVMKFGEYVHSLYVPTSLNLVKMKPLRGTALFILDAKLVFKLVDNFFGGDGRHAKIEGREFTPTELRVVRMVLDQAFVDLKEAWQAVHDVQFEYVNSEVNPALANIVSPSEVVVVSTFHIELDGGGGDLHVTFPYSMIEPLREVLDSGVQSDVDEHDERWVRALREEITGVKVPLTATVVKSQLKLNDLLSMQPGDVIPVELPEHMVLCANGVPTFKAKLGSVKGNLALQILGPLTRPR
- a CDS encoding flagellar basal body-associated FliL family protein, whose product is MAKQADKAAAEDGQEKPAKSRKKLFILIGIGLLALLLSAGGVAYYLLSGDDEEAAEQEPAEPVKQVALYQALEPPFVVNYTDSGRQRYMQVSVVLMGRDAEGMAKLNQHLPLIRNQLVMLFGSEEFATLMSPEGKEALREKASLAVKALLEKEVGDPVIESVLFTNMVLQ
- a CDS encoding flagellar hook-length control protein FliK, whose translation is MPIGQNLLALMGAEMPRDKFAGLNAVKGESSETEGFGAFSSILAAQKPAELKALFSQLHQLQGDTVETEEALPGFAADGNSLPVEIKDWLQKLAMLESPVQSAAGASDEAADATGTGEQADQERLDLLAGLSSQWQQWLAQLPQEEDAASVGEAAAGADAAVDPRLLSVPGALADKATQPLTDAEFSAGLPGDKVIPATAGTLSLPDMLAQLRAAMSGAGAASAEDDGSARAATGADADAAGKGKALADGDEKLLNQARQANPTDQPQQAQRVASLAASMDAPGLAAARLAEQKGREPGKLDSNAIDGLAGQDRASAAANAAQNALTQRPVAAAVQAAAVPFGQSGWSESVVNKVMWMSSQNLKSVEIQLDPAELGPLEIKIQTRGLEHQVQFVSQNPGVREALEGQVHRLRELFSQQGVDQLDVSVSDGNSGQQSGSEARSSFAGGDGNGRGGSSLGGSAQVGGEDELPMAAAQSIVANNRLVDYYA
- a CDS encoding Hpt domain-containing protein; its protein translation is MSDQFPDVDNAALEALRELMQEDYPLLLETFLADANVRLTQLREALVSDDLEAFRQAAHSFKGSCGNMGALALEHACLNAEKAALEGDAHAASSSYSRIRERFTRLQAILS
- a CDS encoding ATP-binding SpoIIE family protein phosphatase, encoding MANQRLSAADGPEVPPAVARLSVLVADDNPADRMILGRLVERLGHQVYLAENGRLAVEQFTAVQPDIVLLDALMPVMDGFEAARLIKQQAGEDLVPIIFLTSLTETDALVQCLEAGGDDFLTKPYNPVILDAKIRAFRRMREMHQTLQAQRDVIAAQHASLVQDQELAKIIFDRVAHSGALSHSSLRYLQSAYAMFNGDILLAANRPSGEMHLLLGDFTGHGLSAAIGAMPLAEVFYAMTAKGFTLRDILLELNDKLATILPVGIFCCAVLIEVNSGKGLVEIWNGGLPEVMILGSSGELMQRVASTHLPLGVASRERFNAEPVVLVMRPGERLLCWTDGVIESRNQAGELFGEAGVHEVLDTYVGHPAKVFDGLLEALERFHGSPEDDVSLLQVVMPTAAEQTAVLRAPVPPAPAQDWRLGYTYRAGSIREQNPLPFLLARLLEIPGLRPQAGALFTVLSELYSNALEHGLLHLDSAWKQDSDGFALYYQERGERLRALSEGWIRLTLNHLPTAEGGLLQIECEDSGNGFDPACAAADYAGRGLALVAALAQEVEVDAAGSRVRVVFSW